Genomic segment of Gemmatimonas sp.:
ACACACCGGCGGAGCATGCCGGCGTGCGTCAGGCCGAACTCGAGCTCATCACCGGCGACCGACCAGCTGAGCGGCCGCGATCAGCGCCAGGCGCGTGGAAGCGGGTGCTGCGCAACCGACAGGTCAGGTTGCTTTCCCTCGGCTACTTCTGCAGCAACTATCTCTTCTACTTCTTCTTCAACTGGCTGTACATCTACCTGATCGAGTCGCGCAAGTTCACGATGCTCGAAGGTGGATGGTACGCCTCGGCGCCGTGGATTACTGGCGCGATCGGTGCCGGCGTCGGCGCGTATCTGTGCGATGGATTGTCGACGCGCATCGGCAAGCGGCGCGGCATGCGGACCATCGGCGCGACCGGACTCACACTGGCCGCCGGCCTGATGTTGCTGGCGGCGAACGCGCAGAGCGCGTACCTCTGCGTTCTGTTTCTTTCGCTCTGCCTCGCCTGCCAGCAGCTGACCGAAGGTGCCTACTGGGCGGCGACCATCTCCGTTGCGGAAGCGGACGCCGCCACGGCGTGCGGCGTGCTCAATACCGGTGGCAACGTGGTCGGCGGCATCGGGGCGTTGATGGTCCCGCTGATGGTGGAGTCGCTTGGGTGGCCGGCGGCGCTCGCCGCCGCTTCGGTGTTTGCACTGCTCGGCGCAGGGCTCTGGTTCCTGATCGACGCCGACGCGCACTAGACCAGATTCGCAATCGTGCCTGAACCCGTGGACGGGGATCGGCTAATCCCAAACCACCGGCGTCGGACGCGCTCTCTCCCTATTTTTGGACGAGCAATTCGCACGTGCCATGCAACACTATCGTCACTGGAATCATGACGCTTCGCTCGGTGCTGTCGCTCATCCTCTCGCTCTGTGTCAGCCAGACTGCATTCACGCCGGCCGCGTTCGCGCAGTCGCCGGCCAACGGCGTCACGCTCTTCGGCAAGGTGCAGGACGCCCAGACCAAGGCGGCGCTGCCGTTTCTCACCCTCCAGCTGCAAACGGAGAAGGACAGCGCGTTCGTGGGCGGACGGCTCACGAACGAGCAGGGCGCGTTCACATTCACGGGGCTCAAGAAGGGCACCTACGTGCTGGTCGTTCGCTCGATTGGCTACCAGCCCATCCGCCAACGGGTCCTGATCGGTGAGCTGAGTGCGTTCCTCGACCTTGGCACCATCCTGATGGTCAAGGAGGTCCGCGTGCTCGGCGATGTCAAAGTGACCGCCAACGCCGACGCGGTGGCCGGCACGATGGACAAGAAGTCGTTCACGGTCTCCGACAACATCAGTCAGTCTGGTGGTTCGGTGTTGCAGGCGATGTCGACGTTGCCTGGTGTGACGGTAGCGCAGGACGGCAAAGTGCAGGTGCGCGGCAGTGACAAGGTGGTGGTATTGATCGACGGCAAGCAGACCGCGCTCACCGGCTTCGGCTCACAGAACGGACTGGACAATCTCCCGGCGTCGGCCCTCGAGCGTATCGAGATCATCAACAACCCCTCGGCCAAGTTCGACGCGAATGCCAGCGCCGGTATCATCAATCTGATTTTCAAGAAGCAGGAGCAGGAAGGATTCAACGGCAAGATCGGCGTGATGGGCGGCGCCGGTGCGCTGTGGATGAAGAAGGAAAACCTGCCCACCATTCGGCCGCAGTATCGGGGCACGCCGAAGTTCAATCCGTCCGTTGCGGTGAACTATCGGAAGGGCGCCACCAACAGCTTTTTGCAGGCGGATTGGCTCTATTCGCCAACGCTGAATAAGAACGAGTTCTCCACGCGCACGTACGACGACGGCACGGTGATCGTGCAGCAGATCAAGCGCAATCGCCGCACCGACTATGCGACGCTCAACGGCGGTGTGGACCATGCGTTCGATGAGCGCAACACGTTCAGCATATCCGGGCTCTTCAACCGTGAGAAGATTCTCGACAACGGCGACAATCCGTACTTCAGCGGCACGCTGCAGAATCGCTACCGGTTGTGGCAGTTCCTGGAAGACGAAGTGAAGTACACGGCGTTCGGCTCGGCGGTGTTCACGCACAAGTTTCAGGAGCCGGGACACTCCCTCGTGTTCACCAGCAACTACTCGTTTCATCGCGAAGACGAGAAGTACTTCTTCACGAACACCGTACCGACGTTCGTCGGCACGGATGCGTTCAAGTTGCTGTCGGATGAGCATGTGGTCGATTTCAACGCCGACTACACGAAGCCGCTGAAGCAGGGGCGCGTAGAGGCCGGCTTCAAGGGGCGGTATCGTTCGATCCCGGTGAACATGCAGTTCTTCGCCGGCCAGAACTCACCGCTCGACACCGGCGCCGGCGGCTGGGCGACCTATCGCGAGACGATTCCGGCGCTGTATGGCACTTATGTGTTCGAGAGTCAGCGCGTTGAGCTCGAGGGTGGCGTCCGGTTTGAGCAGGTGCAGGTAGACTACGATGTGAACCCCGATCATAACACGTACCAGAGTGATGGCTATCGGTACTTCCAGCCATTTCCGAATGTGCGCGCGGCCTACAAGTTCGACGACGCGAACAAATTGTCACTGTTTTTCAACCGGCGCGTGGATCGTCCGAACGAAGTCGACATTCGTATCTTCCCCAAGTACGATGAGCCGGAGCTGATCAAGGTCGGCAACCCGGCGTTGCAGCCGCAGTACTCCACGTCGTCCGAGCTAGGCTACAAAACCAGCTGGTCGAAGGGCAGTGTGTACGCGGCAGCGTATCATCGCATCGTTGACGGCACCATCACCCGCATTGCGACGCAGGCGCCCGGCAGCGTGCTGCTGTACAACGTGTTCCAGAATGGTGGACGCAGCCGGAGCACGGGTGCCGAGGTGGTGTGGCAGCAGACGATCTCGCCGCGTCTCTCACTGAGTGCCAACGCCAACGCGTTTCGTCGAAGCATCGACGCCTTCACTGTCGTCAATCAGTACCCGGTTCCGGTGTCGTATGCGGCGGCGCGTCAAACGCTCACGTCGGGAAACGGCAAACTGAACGCGGTCATCAAGCTGCCGCATGATTGGCAGACGCAGATCTCCCAAGTCTATCTCGCTCCGGATCTCCTGCCGCAGGGACGCATCGGAAGCCGCTATTCGCTCGATCTCGGGATGAAGAAGAGCGTGCAGCAGGGCCGGGGCGAGATCGTGGTGAATGCGACCGACCTGCTGAACACGATGCAGGCCGAGCGAACCATCCGCGGCACGAACTTCCGCCTGGTGAGCACGGATTACCTCGAGACGCAGGTGGTCCGGGTGGGCTACAACTGGAAGTTCTAGCACGCCGCACGACGTTACACACCCAGTCGCCGCAGTTCCTGTGCACGCGCGCGACTGACCGCGAGGAGCTCACCACCGCGCAGTTCGGCGACCATGCCGCCCTTGCCATGACTGCGAAAGGCGAGCACGTGGTCGAGATTGACGAGGTGGGCACGATGAATGCGCACGAAGCGCTTGGGATCGAGTTGCGCTTCGAGGCGCGCGAGCGAGAGTGACAGCACGTGACGGCCGCGCTCAACGTGTGCGATCACATAGTCTCCATCGGCCTCGAACCAGCGCACGTCGGCCACTGGCAGCGGTACGATGGTGCTCCCGTTGCGGATGAAGAGCCGTCGGAGCGGACCTTTGCCAAGCATCTCGCCGAGCCGATCGCCCGGGGTATCGGCCGACGGTTCACCCAACGCGACACGGACGCGATCGAGCGTCGCCGTGAGTCGCGCGGCGCCGAACGGCTTGAGCAGGTAGTCCACCGCGCCAAGTTCGAATGCCGTGACGGCGTGCTCCGCATACGCCGTCGTGAAGACCGCGAATGGACTCCTCGTGAGGCGCGCGAGCACTTCGGTGCCGAGCAGTCCGGGCATTTGGATGTCGAGAAAGACGAGCTCGGGTTGCAGCCGTTCAATGCTCTCGATCGCCGAGAGTCCGTGCGCCGCCTCACCGACCACGTCGATCCAGTCGAAGGCGCCGAGCATGCGTCGAAGGCCAGCGCGGGCGATCGCTTCATCGTCGGCGATCACCACGCGCACGCGAGGGTCGATGCTCATGCGAGGTGGTCCTCATCTTCGATGGGCACGATGACGCGCGCGGTAAACCCATGTCCGGGACGACTGTCGCAGGAGAGGGTCGCGCGTGGTCCGTACAGCGCGTCGAGCCGTTCGCGCAATCGACGCAACCCCGTGCGGCTACTGTCGGGGTTCACGGACAGATCCGCGCCGGCACCATCGTCTGCCACGGTCAGCGTGAGCGTCGGGCCGTCGAGCTGCGTTGACACCATGATCCGTGTGGGTTCCACGCGCGACGACGCACCGTGTCGGACGGCGTTCTCGACCAGTGTTTGCAGCGCGAAGGCGGGGACGAACAGTGCGGACGCTTCCGGTGGTACGTTCCAGTGCACCACGAGTCGCTCGCCAAAGCGTACCTGTTCGAGCTCTACGTACCGCGACACGAACGCACGCTCTTCCTGAAGCGTGACACGATCGCGATTCTCCTCGAGCACCGTGCGCAACAGCCCCGCCAACCGCTCCACGCTCTCAGCCGCGAGATCGGGCGCGACCGGGATCAGGTGGACGACACTATGCAGTGCGTTGAAGAGGAAGTGCGGATTGAGTTGACCGCGCAGCGCCGCGAGTTGCGCGCGCACGGCCGCCGCCTCGGCCTGCGCGGCACGGGCCGTCGCCTGCACGGCGTACGAGACGCCGGCCACCGCCACATAGAGCCAGATGCCAAGCAGTAGAAATGGGGCTACCAAGGGCGGCGCGGTCAGCACGATGGCGCCGCGCGCGATGCTCTCCACGATGTTTGACAGCACGACCCAGGCAACGGAGAACCCGATGGCCGCGCAGACCTGCAATAGAATGAATCCGGGTCGGACCGGTCGAGGCCACGGCGTTCGCCCGACGAAGCGCAGGACGACCACACCAAGCAGCGCCGCGCCAACGATGGCCCTGGTCGAGACGACGAGCGCGCGCGCCAGAGGGACGCCGTGCATCACGGACATCGTAGCCGCATAAAGCGCGAGCACGGGCAGCCAGCCGATCGCCAGCTGGAGCGAGAACCAGCCGCGCGCGCGGTTGGTGTCAGCGCGCGCGGGCGCAGCGGCCGTCATCGCGGCGCGGTCGCCGCGACGCGACGGGCGGTCATCCGGAGCACGGCCGTCTCCCACGACTTCTCCCCGTCGGAGGAGCGGTCGGCCTGATACTTGAAGCTCGTGGGCGTGATGTCGTAGAAGCGCACCCGCTGAACATACGCAGAACCATCGGCATCGCGACCTGCGCTACGGATCTGCATCTCACCCTTCGCCCAGGTGGCCGTCGCGGGCGTGTAGCGCGCCCGGTACACATCGAGCGACATCTGCGACCACACGCGTTGCGTGGCGTCATACAGGCGCGTGCTACGCAGGAAGGCATTGGGATTGCCGGATCCGTCCACAATGCGGAGTTCGTCGTCGATGCCGAAGCCATCCATCGCACGCCACGCCTTCCAGACCGCACTCAACTTGGGCACGCCGTGAATGCGGGTGGCGAGCGTGGTCGCCTTCGGCGTCACGGTGACCTCCCACTGGCCGATCAGAAAATCAAACTGCGCCGCCTCGCGTGGTGCCGCCGAGACCGTGCGAGGTGCGGCTCCGCCTACGG
This window contains:
- a CDS encoding MFS transporter; translation: MLTSHEAGTSGIRWRIVALLVLASFVAYLLRSNLSVAGERMIVDLGLSKVQLGAVLAAFAWGYAIFQFPGGIWGDRIGSRRAIAILAVGWGVVNLAVGFTPSTSVASPVVVIASLMTLRFLMGVLQAPLVVFGGTIASWFPVTGWAVPNGWVNVGLTFGAAATGPLITWLVSTVGWRGSFMATAPLGLVLAGIWWWYVRDTPAEHAGVRQAELELITGDRPAERPRSAPGAWKRVLRNRQVRLLSLGYFCSNYLFYFFFNWLYIYLIESRKFTMLEGGWYASAPWITGAIGAGVGAYLCDGLSTRIGKRRGMRTIGATGLTLAAGLMLLAANAQSAYLCVLFLSLCLACQQLTEGAYWAATISVAEADAATACGVLNTGGNVVGGIGALMVPLMVESLGWPAALAAASVFALLGAGLWFLIDADAH
- a CDS encoding TonB-dependent receptor, producing the protein MTLRSVLSLILSLCVSQTAFTPAAFAQSPANGVTLFGKVQDAQTKAALPFLTLQLQTEKDSAFVGGRLTNEQGAFTFTGLKKGTYVLVVRSIGYQPIRQRVLIGELSAFLDLGTILMVKEVRVLGDVKVTANADAVAGTMDKKSFTVSDNISQSGGSVLQAMSTLPGVTVAQDGKVQVRGSDKVVVLIDGKQTALTGFGSQNGLDNLPASALERIEIINNPSAKFDANASAGIINLIFKKQEQEGFNGKIGVMGGAGALWMKKENLPTIRPQYRGTPKFNPSVAVNYRKGATNSFLQADWLYSPTLNKNEFSTRTYDDGTVIVQQIKRNRRTDYATLNGGVDHAFDERNTFSISGLFNREKILDNGDNPYFSGTLQNRYRLWQFLEDEVKYTAFGSAVFTHKFQEPGHSLVFTSNYSFHREDEKYFFTNTVPTFVGTDAFKLLSDEHVVDFNADYTKPLKQGRVEAGFKGRYRSIPVNMQFFAGQNSPLDTGAGGWATYRETIPALYGTYVFESQRVELEGGVRFEQVQVDYDVNPDHNTYQSDGYRYFQPFPNVRAAYKFDDANKLSLFFNRRVDRPNEVDIRIFPKYDEPELIKVGNPALQPQYSTSSELGYKTSWSKGSVYAAAYHRIVDGTITRIATQAPGSVLLYNVFQNGGRSRSTGAEVVWQQTISPRLSLSANANAFRRSIDAFTVVNQYPVPVSYAAARQTLTSGNGKLNAVIKLPHDWQTQISQVYLAPDLLPQGRIGSRYSLDLGMKKSVQQGRGEIVVNATDLLNTMQAERTIRGTNFRLVSTDYLETQVVRVGYNWKF
- a CDS encoding LytTR family DNA-binding domain-containing protein; the encoded protein is MSIDPRVRVVIADDEAIARAGLRRMLGAFDWIDVVGEAAHGLSAIESIERLQPELVFLDIQMPGLLGTEVLARLTRSPFAVFTTAYAEHAVTAFELGAVDYLLKPFGAARLTATLDRVRVALGEPSADTPGDRLGEMLGKGPLRRLFIRNGSTIVPLPVADVRWFEADGDYVIAHVERGRHVLSLSLARLEAQLDPKRFVRIHRAHLVNLDHVLAFRSHGKGGMVAELRGGELLAVSRARAQELRRLGV
- a CDS encoding histidine kinase; translated protein: MGDGRAPDDRPSRRGDRAAMTAAAPARADTNRARGWFSLQLAIGWLPVLALYAATMSVMHGVPLARALVVSTRAIVGAALLGVVVLRFVGRTPWPRPVRPGFILLQVCAAIGFSVAWVVLSNIVESIARGAIVLTAPPLVAPFLLLGIWLYVAVAGVSYAVQATARAAQAEAAAVRAQLAALRGQLNPHFLFNALHSVVHLIPVAPDLAAESVERLAGLLRTVLEENRDRVTLQEERAFVSRYVELEQVRFGERLVVHWNVPPEASALFVPAFALQTLVENAVRHGASSRVEPTRIMVSTQLDGPTLTLTVADDGAGADLSVNPDSSRTGLRRLRERLDALYGPRATLSCDSRPGHGFTARVIVPIEDEDHLA